The genomic segment AAGCGAACCGACTCCCGCGGAGCCGGTCCGCCGGACGCTGCGACTCTTCCCGTTCGGTGTCAGCCGGAATCGGTTGGAGCAGGTGATCCGGCAGTTGATGCTCCCAGTGGAGATCGTGCGCACGCCGCGGGAAGCGGATGCGGTCGTAACGCTCAAGAACTATTTCCGGAAGCGCCCGCAGGTGTTGCGCGAAGCGGAGCAGCGCGGCGTCCCGGTCTACGTTTTACGCAGTAATACGACGCAGCAAATGGCCAATCTCTTCCGCTCGCTCTTCCCGGAACGTTTCGTCGACGAGCAGAACTGGAACTCCGACGACGGGAGCGACGATTCGCCGGACGATCGGATCGCTGCAGCGATGGAGGAAGCGGAGGCTGCCGCCTACCAGGTACTGCAGGGAACACGCGAGCGTGTCGAACTCCAGCCACAGGAAGCATGGATCCGGCGCCTCCAGCATCAGCTTGCCGAACGGTATAACCTCGCATCGCGGAGCCGGGGGCGTGAGCCCTTCCGACGTGTCGAGATCTACCGCGAGGACGAACGCTGGTGAGCTGGTTCGTCACGTTCGAGGGACCGGAAGGCGCGGGCAAGACGACGCAATGCCAGTTGCTCGCTGCGCGTCTCGAGGAGCACGGTGTCCCTGTCCTCCTCACCCGAGAACCGGGCGGTACACCGGTCGGTGAGGCGGTCCGGGAATGGTTGCTCGCCGGCGTTTCCATGCGCCCGGAGACCGAGGTTCTCCTCTTCACTGCAGCGCGCGCTGAGCACGTCTGGACGGTGATCCGTCCGGCACTAGCGAACGGGCGTTTCGTCGTGTGTGACCGATACGTCGACTCGACTCTCGCCTACCAGGGAGCCGGGCGGGGACTGGACGAGAAGTGGTTACGCGCGTTGCACCAGTTCGCGACAGGTGATCTCTGGCCCGATCTCACGATCCTGCTCGATGTGCCGATCGAGATCGGGTTGGGCCGACGACGGGCCGCTGATGCCCCGCTGACACGTTTGGATCAGGAAGTCGCGAGTTTTCACGAGCGTGTTCGTGCCTGGTACCATGCTGCCGCACAGCGAGAGCCGGCACGCTGGCTGGTCGTCGACGCCACGATGCCGGTGGAGGCAGTTGCGGACGTCGTCTGGCAGGCCGTCGAGAGGCTGCTCGCACGCGGGAGACGAGGAAAATGACGACCTCGATGAAATTGGTCATCGCTGTCGTGCAGGCCAGGGATGCCGACAAGCTGCTCGAGGCGCTTCAGGCCGAGGGGTTCCGGGCGACACGGATCAGCAGCACTGGTGGCTTCTTGCGTGAGCAGAACGTCACCGTCTTGATCGGTGTCGAGGCTGCTCGCTTGCACGATGTGCTGCGAGTGATCAAGGCCAACTGCTACACGCGGACGCAATACGTCAACCCGTTGCTCCCGATCGTCGAGTCGGGAGAGTTTTTCGTACCCCAGCCGATCGAGGTAGAAGTCGGCGGCGCCAACGTCTTCGTCGTGCCGGTTGAGCGCTTCGAGCGAGTACCGTGAGGCAGGAAGGCGGGGGAATGCGATGGAACAGGTGATCGCGCAAGCAGCGCACCTCCTCCTCGCGCTCGCCGGCGCCTACTACCTCGCA from the Thermomicrobium sp. 4228-Ro genome contains:
- the tmk gene encoding dTMP kinase, which produces MSWFVTFEGPEGAGKTTQCQLLAARLEEHGVPVLLTREPGGTPVGEAVREWLLAGVSMRPETEVLLFTAARAEHVWTVIRPALANGRFVVCDRYVDSTLAYQGAGRGLDEKWLRALHQFATGDLWPDLTILLDVPIEIGLGRRRAADAPLTRLDQEVASFHERVRAWYHAAAQREPARWLVVDATMPVEAVADVVWQAVERLLARGRRGK
- a CDS encoding cyclic-di-AMP receptor, with translation MKLVIAVVQARDADKLLEALQAEGFRATRISSTGGFLREQNVTVLIGVEAARLHDVLRVIKANCYTRTQYVNPLLPIVESGEFFVPQPIEVEVGGANVFVVPVERFERVP